From a region of the Vagococcus coleopterorum genome:
- a CDS encoding arginine repressor codes for MKKTERQDLVKQVVLQYQIETQDELLEKLKTVGVEATQATISRDMRELSIVKGRKDGSGPSHYLIHDIISVPQQLDQLAESVADSVEKITVVQFMVIIQTYLGSANMLAAQIDDMKLPEVAGTLAGANTLSIITHTNEEAETLAEQLSSYLK; via the coding sequence ATGAAGAAAACTGAAAGACAAGATTTGGTGAAACAAGTGGTGCTTCAATATCAAATTGAAACGCAAGATGAATTACTGGAAAAGTTAAAAACAGTTGGAGTGGAAGCGACGCAAGCAACAATTTCCCGTGATATGCGCGAGTTATCAATTGTCAAAGGCCGCAAAGATGGCAGTGGTCCTAGTCATTATTTAATTCACGATATTATTTCAGTACCTCAACAGTTAGATCAATTAGCGGAGTCAGTTGCGGACTCAGTCGAAAAAATTACAGTGGTTCAGTTTATGGTCATCATCCAAACCTATTTAGGATCAGCCAATATGTTAGCGGCGCAAATTGATGATATGAAATTACCAGAAGTTGCCGGGACGCTGGCTGGAGCGAACACTTTATCAATTATCACCCATACAAATGAAGAAGCCGAAACGTTGGCTGAACAATTATCAAGCTATCTAAAATAA
- a CDS encoding ATP-binding protein, whose amino-acid sequence MKIEKLEIVGFGQWRQQIFELGEEVTLFFGDNEAGKTTIYHFIQTILFGFPTKRGAVRDYTPRDGGSYGGHIWVNHPQFGQAKISRFKDVNKHQATVQIMTEPDMVISVAEFLAPLTEEVFKEVYTLEQGQLLNIKNLDETKLQELLLVVGLAGSKQVIEQQEEWQKAQQELYKKTGRNPKLNQLVLSYRELTEKIQLKEKAESSYQENKEELEIAEADFVKNQQLSQELETKKMLQEQQLDHYGLLEEYRYQVKQLNETATLELSQDEVTQLQELNFQINQLADQKAHYQQLKQSAFAQGTLSPAVAFYLEEEQDIQRLLNQRVSVEKELSKLESLEEQLREKEAAVQELSEGNPNWQAQPIPSQLESKLADLAEDERHFSYEQQQATAEFARLVEQGKHYQEQQVKRQRKLQRLWLFPGLIALVGVAFYWLNQQWMLAVFGLAAVVSGLIAVVIYRRINSGAGTLGAVTLTQLSAAQDKKKLADSRWTSILTTKEQLAADYGFDINQTVKEWLYQLPLRQHLATLVSERTSLLSKKTASQVQLAKIETAFIKLKDWIPSGQDIGSKFQNLAEFSATQIQQLKTLEQVSQSQQWQQPLALIEAKEKQMAQTLAKVHPQLSVANHAEVLAEQLSNHESQQELRQLSAKLAPYFELDNDASYNQVQLRSDYQDLSQRYRAIQSELGELDETIRHLRFAIKQAESDGSLASLYQEQAALEDELRELSSDWASLQLSSVVADDVLNQISSQRVPALLKTTSLLLNRLTLGTYHRCDLVNDELLIFNREGVCYHLSELSTGTRDQLYLAVRLAFIELHQGTNIAPLIIDDGWLHYDQARKIALFNVLVEISAVVQVICLTSDQELLNFAESEKIVVEHL is encoded by the coding sequence ATGAAAATTGAAAAATTAGAAATTGTTGGCTTCGGTCAATGGCGCCAGCAAATTTTTGAACTGGGCGAGGAAGTGACCTTATTCTTTGGTGATAATGAAGCCGGTAAAACGACTATTTATCATTTTATTCAAACTATTTTATTTGGTTTTCCTACTAAACGAGGTGCTGTTCGTGATTACACTCCCAGAGATGGAGGAAGTTATGGGGGCCATATTTGGGTCAATCACCCGCAATTTGGGCAAGCTAAAATCAGTCGCTTTAAAGATGTAAATAAACATCAAGCGACGGTTCAAATCATGACTGAACCAGATATGGTGATCTCAGTGGCAGAATTTTTAGCCCCCCTAACGGAAGAAGTCTTTAAAGAAGTCTATACCCTAGAACAAGGTCAACTGCTAAATATCAAAAACTTAGATGAAACTAAGCTCCAAGAGTTATTGTTAGTAGTTGGGCTAGCCGGTAGTAAACAAGTCATTGAGCAACAAGAAGAGTGGCAGAAAGCACAACAAGAACTTTACAAAAAAACGGGACGTAATCCTAAGTTGAATCAACTGGTGTTAAGTTACCGAGAATTAACTGAAAAAATACAACTAAAAGAAAAAGCTGAAAGTAGTTATCAAGAAAACAAAGAAGAACTAGAAATAGCAGAAGCAGACTTTGTAAAAAATCAACAACTGTCTCAAGAGTTAGAAACAAAGAAAATGCTTCAAGAGCAACAACTTGATCATTATGGTTTGTTGGAAGAGTATCGTTACCAAGTTAAGCAACTAAACGAGACGGCAACTCTTGAGTTGTCGCAAGACGAAGTGACGCAATTACAAGAACTAAACTTTCAAATCAATCAATTAGCTGACCAAAAAGCACATTATCAACAACTAAAACAATCGGCCTTTGCTCAAGGAACTTTATCACCAGCGGTTGCTTTTTATTTAGAAGAAGAGCAAGACATTCAACGCTTGTTAAACCAACGTGTTAGTGTGGAAAAAGAGCTTAGTAAACTAGAGTCTCTAGAAGAACAGCTTCGAGAAAAAGAAGCAGCTGTTCAAGAACTGTCAGAAGGAAATCCTAATTGGCAAGCGCAGCCAATTCCTTCCCAACTCGAATCTAAGTTAGCTGACTTAGCAGAAGATGAACGTCACTTTAGCTATGAACAGCAACAAGCAACAGCTGAATTTGCTAGACTTGTTGAGCAAGGAAAACACTATCAGGAGCAACAAGTCAAACGTCAGCGTAAACTTCAACGGTTGTGGTTGTTTCCGGGATTGATTGCGTTAGTTGGCGTCGCTTTCTATTGGCTTAACCAACAGTGGATGCTAGCAGTATTTGGGTTGGCAGCGGTTGTCTCGGGGCTTATTGCCGTCGTAATTTATCGCCGAATCAACAGTGGCGCTGGCACATTAGGCGCCGTTACCTTAACACAATTAAGCGCAGCTCAAGATAAGAAAAAACTAGCTGATAGTAGATGGACGTCAATCTTAACGACTAAGGAACAACTAGCAGCTGACTATGGATTTGATATAAACCAAACAGTTAAAGAATGGCTTTATCAATTACCATTACGTCAACATTTGGCTACGTTGGTCTCAGAACGAACAAGTTTATTAAGTAAAAAGACCGCTAGCCAAGTTCAATTGGCAAAAATTGAAACAGCATTTATTAAGCTGAAAGATTGGATTCCATCAGGTCAGGATATTGGCAGTAAGTTTCAAAATCTAGCAGAATTTTCAGCAACACAAATTCAACAATTAAAAACGCTGGAACAAGTCAGCCAGTCTCAACAATGGCAACAGCCATTAGCCTTAATTGAAGCGAAAGAAAAACAAATGGCGCAAACCTTAGCAAAAGTTCATCCACAATTATCAGTTGCTAACCATGCAGAGGTTTTAGCGGAGCAATTGTCTAACCATGAGTCACAGCAAGAATTACGTCAACTAAGTGCTAAGTTAGCACCTTATTTTGAATTAGATAATGACGCTTCCTACAACCAAGTTCAGCTGCGTTCAGACTATCAGGATCTTAGTCAACGTTATCGTGCTATTCAAAGTGAGTTAGGTGAATTGGATGAAACTATTCGCCATCTTCGATTCGCTATTAAACAAGCTGAAAGTGATGGTTCCTTAGCAAGCCTTTATCAAGAACAAGCTGCTTTGGAAGATGAGTTACGTGAGTTAAGTTCAGACTGGGCTAGTTTACAATTAAGTTCAGTCGTGGCGGATGACGTCTTAAATCAAATTTCGTCGCAACGTGTTCCAGCCTTATTAAAAACCACTAGCTTATTATTAAATCGTCTAACTTTAGGAACGTACCACAGGTGTGACCTTGTAAATGATGAGCTCCTTATTTTTAATCGTGAGGGAGTATGTTATCATTTAAGTGAGTTATCAACTGGAACTAGGGATCAACTTTATCTGGCAGTTCGTTTGGCCTTTATTGAATTACACCAAGGAACAAACATTGCACCGTTGATCATTGATGATGGTTGGTTACACTATGACCAAGCGAGAAAAATCGCCTTATTTAATGTCTTAGTAGAAATAAGCGCGGTTGTCCAAGTAATCTGCTTAACATCGGACCAAGAACTATTAAACTTTGCTGAATCAGAAAAAATTGTTGTAGAACACTTATAA
- a CDS encoding RluA family pseudouridine synthase, translated as MNYSFTIPAGTADMKLQTYLEQELQLSKKVRHQLRMDNGVSVNGDVSNFHVTVKADDQLAIDLPEADFPLPEIKLGDANLVDVLFEDDHLVIVDKPAGVKTHHNTENEANTMINHLAAYLADKNEAPYVVHRLDQETSGALIFAKNPLILPILDKLFEAKEIKRTYQTVVDGRLPKDTMTVNANIGRDRHNNRKRIVTAKGGQTAVTHFETVEKDAQFAYLNCQLETGRTHQIRVHLQSIDHPIVGDPLYHPQPNKAERMMLHSYAINFIHPFTKEEISLTTKANLWD; from the coding sequence ATGAACTATTCATTTACAATTCCTGCTGGCACAGCAGATATGAAATTACAGACCTACCTTGAACAAGAACTCCAACTTTCTAAAAAAGTTCGTCATCAATTACGCATGGATAACGGCGTGAGCGTTAATGGTGACGTCAGCAACTTCCACGTGACAGTGAAAGCTGATGACCAACTTGCCATTGATTTACCAGAAGCCGATTTTCCATTACCAGAAATCAAACTCGGTGATGCTAATTTAGTCGATGTGTTATTTGAAGATGATCACTTAGTTATCGTCGATAAACCTGCTGGAGTAAAAACGCATCACAACACTGAAAATGAAGCGAATACAATGATTAATCATCTTGCGGCTTATTTAGCTGATAAAAACGAAGCACCTTATGTGGTTCACCGTTTAGATCAAGAAACTAGTGGCGCGCTTATTTTTGCGAAGAACCCATTAATTTTACCGATTTTAGATAAATTATTTGAAGCAAAAGAAATTAAACGAACGTATCAAACAGTAGTTGACGGTCGATTACCAAAAGATACGATGACTGTGAACGCTAATATCGGTCGTGACCGCCACAACAACCGCAAACGTATCGTGACGGCTAAGGGTGGACAAACTGCTGTCACTCATTTTGAAACAGTTGAAAAAGATGCGCAATTCGCTTATTTGAACTGTCAACTTGAAACTGGTCGGACTCATCAAATCCGTGTCCATTTACAAAGTATCGATCACCCAATCGTGGGAGACCCTTTATATCATCCACAACCGAATAAAGCTGAACGGATGATGTTACATTCTTACGCGATTAATTTTATTCATCCTTTTACTAAAGAAGAAATCAGCTTAACAACTAAAGCTAATCTTTGGGATTAA
- a CDS encoding YlbF family regulator — translation MSVNIYDSANQIEREIRQLPEFLALQEAFEAVKADQPSYDLFKKFQTLQMELQQKQMQGLEFSEEDAKEAQELAEKVQESELINAMMTKEQGFSMIVNDLNRIIMKPIQELYSEAN, via the coding sequence ATGTCAGTAAATATTTATGATAGCGCGAATCAAATCGAAAGAGAAATTCGTCAATTACCAGAATTTTTAGCATTACAAGAAGCGTTTGAAGCGGTGAAAGCTGATCAACCTTCATATGATTTATTTAAAAAATTCCAAACATTACAAATGGAATTACAACAAAAACAAATGCAAGGGTTAGAATTCTCTGAGGAAGATGCTAAAGAAGCACAAGAATTAGCAGAAAAAGTTCAGGAGTCTGAATTAATCAATGCAATGATGACAAAAGAACAAGGCTTCAGCATGATCGTAAATGATTTAAACCGTATCATCATGAAACCTATTCAAGAATTATACTCAGAAGCAAACTAA
- the ytpR gene encoding YtpR family tRNA-binding protein, which translates to MIYTYNKEAVGDVLMVTVANAAGNKVEADRKENIARIYVTESNETVGWNFFNASEVLTNLTGNGQVFPTDSEKEQLDQAITKAGFNETIADDRRPKIVSGLVKECVPHPDSDHLSVTQTEVDNGEVLQIVCGAANVREGLNVVVAKPGAMMPDGMIIWPGALRGVESLGMLCSARELAVPNAPEAKGILELPTDYPVGEAFDAANYKL; encoded by the coding sequence ATGATTTACACTTATAACAAAGAAGCGGTTGGTGACGTCTTAATGGTTACTGTTGCAAATGCAGCAGGTAACAAGGTTGAAGCGGACCGTAAAGAAAATATTGCACGTATTTACGTGACTGAATCAAATGAAACAGTTGGTTGGAACTTTTTCAATGCTAGTGAAGTTTTAACAAACTTAACTGGCAACGGCCAAGTCTTCCCTACTGATTCAGAAAAAGAACAGTTAGATCAAGCGATTACCAAGGCCGGTTTCAATGAAACTATTGCTGATGACCGTCGCCCAAAAATTGTTTCCGGTTTAGTCAAAGAGTGTGTCCCACACCCTGATTCAGATCATTTATCTGTCACTCAAACTGAAGTCGACAACGGCGAAGTCCTACAAATTGTTTGTGGCGCTGCTAATGTTCGTGAAGGTTTAAACGTTGTTGTTGCCAAACCTGGTGCAATGATGCCTGACGGAATGATTATTTGGCCAGGTGCTTTACGTGGTGTGGAAAGTTTAGGGATGTTATGCTCTGCTCGTGAACTTGCTGTTCCAAATGCCCCTGAAGCAAAAGGTATCTTAGAGTTACCAACTGATTACCCAGTCGGCGAAGCCTTCGATGCTGCTAATTACAAGCTTTAA
- a CDS encoding ETX/MTX2 family pore-forming toxin: MNKKITLTGLALLSLSLCLPISSIASTTELGDLQSESMGETRNNINPRAEGILTDPIDFTRIMLNNYGKQLIPSEYKYKGSKAERPNPTIDNFRVLPDGNPVVENQSTLFVGESILTNNTDTPQSLKTNTFAKTITHTISSQVTHGFKLGSDVKASFGIPLIGSTDVTLKTEYSLNSTKTNTDTETYTYTADAQSITVPPKSSVVVNVSLNEAEISGKTKIIGEVDPNDEMVKGNAFYETLGIMLKKKPINASWKNVYKYNVDNDFKIDGYFYDTESQTHNILGSGVYSANYGTTFNVKVSSLEKNVNSVDKTYTISPRVTKNN, from the coding sequence ATGAATAAAAAAATAACTCTCACAGGTCTAGCGCTGTTGTCTTTATCGCTTTGTTTGCCTATTAGCTCTATAGCTAGTACCACTGAATTAGGTGATCTTCAGAGTGAGTCTATGGGTGAAACGAGAAATAATATAAATCCTAGGGCAGAAGGCATTTTAACGGATCCAATTGATTTTACTAGAATAATGTTAAACAATTATGGTAAACAACTGATACCTTCTGAGTATAAATATAAAGGGTCTAAAGCTGAAAGACCTAACCCAACAATTGATAATTTCCGTGTGCTCCCTGATGGCAATCCTGTCGTAGAAAATCAGTCCACTCTATTTGTTGGTGAATCTATTTTAACCAATAATACTGATACCCCTCAATCCTTAAAAACAAATACCTTTGCTAAAACAATTACTCACACTATTTCATCTCAAGTAACACATGGCTTCAAATTAGGTTCAGATGTGAAAGCATCATTTGGTATTCCATTAATTGGTTCAACTGATGTAACTCTGAAAACAGAGTACTCACTTAATAGTACAAAGACCAATACTGATACCGAAACTTATACATACACAGCTGATGCTCAATCAATAACTGTCCCTCCGAAAAGCTCGGTTGTAGTCAATGTTTCGTTGAATGAAGCGGAGATATCAGGTAAAACTAAGATAATAGGTGAAGTTGATCCTAATGATGAAATGGTAAAAGGAAACGCTTTTTATGAAACGCTGGGCATTATGTTAAAGAAAAAACCGATAAATGCCTCTTGGAAAAATGTATATAAATACAATGTAGATAATGACTTTAAAATTGATGGTTATTTTTACGACACAGAATCCCAAACACACAACATATTAGGGAGTGGGGTTTACTCAGCCAATTATGGAACAACTTTTAATGTGAAAGTGAGCTCTCTAGAAAAAAATGTAAACAGTGTAGACAAAACTTATACAATCAGTCCTAGAGTTACTAAAAATAATTAA
- a CDS encoding PBP1A family penicillin-binding protein has protein sequence MDIKKILKNIKRKLKKGWQNFKPRFRKFNTKRKHIWRKYQVNKVFVLTVLTITLIGSLYLFYLAKSENVEALKAGINQVTTVYDINDEEAGGLYSQKGTAVELNAMSPYLVDALVSTEDRRFYEHRGFDIRGIGRAAVGFFTAGRITGGGSTITQQLAKNAYLTLDQTLKRKAKELFLAIELEKEYSKDEIMEMYLNNSYFGNSVWGVEDASHKYFAKSAKDLTVDEAAVLIGMLKGPSIYNPIDNFELAKDRRDVVLSVMVDNGKLDKASAEKMQADELYLSDNYTDTKKGYQYMDYFDSVIDEAYKLYGIKDSDLLSKGYKIYTSLDQNYQKAMDTSFKQDYLFPPDAADGVKVQGASVAINPQTGGVMGVMGGRGERASRGLNRATNSRLSPGSTMKPLAVYTSALEEGYRSTDDLKDEKLSFYDVENYDHTFRGTVPMYKALEESLNAPAVWLFDKIGMDKGFDKVEKFGLDLEKDDRYPGLVLGGMTKGTTPLKMASAYTVFANQGVKKDPHFITKIVDATGTVIVDNEDAKSVEVTTPEVAEEMTGMLLGVFSSGTGVPAKPAGFKMAGKTGTTESVMAEEQAKDQWVIGYTPDVVLATWIGFDQSSENHFLQPQAVAPVFKDQAERILPNTPNTQFGVRDIGLDKKVEEEAKEQAEDLLGELSDFGGKIREGADYWGEKLKDGAKNMKDSLGGLTDRLSGYWN, from the coding sequence ATGGATATCAAAAAGATATTAAAAAATATAAAAAGAAAACTTAAGAAAGGTTGGCAAAATTTCAAGCCACGCTTTCGTAAGTTTAATACAAAGCGCAAACACATTTGGCGTAAGTATCAAGTTAACAAAGTTTTTGTATTAACAGTTTTAACGATAACCCTAATTGGAAGCTTATATTTATTTTACTTAGCCAAAAGTGAAAATGTCGAAGCGTTAAAAGCAGGGATTAATCAAGTGACAACGGTCTATGATATTAATGATGAAGAGGCTGGTGGCTTATACAGTCAAAAAGGAACAGCTGTTGAGTTGAATGCCATGTCACCTTATTTAGTGGATGCCTTGGTGTCAACTGAGGATCGTCGTTTCTATGAACACCGTGGGTTTGATATTCGCGGGATTGGTCGTGCCGCTGTTGGCTTCTTTACGGCAGGTCGGATTACTGGTGGTGGTAGTACCATTACCCAACAGTTAGCTAAAAATGCTTACTTAACACTTGACCAAACGTTGAAAAGAAAAGCGAAAGAATTATTCTTAGCCATTGAATTAGAAAAAGAATACAGTAAAGATGAAATCATGGAGATGTATTTAAACAACTCATACTTTGGTAATAGTGTTTGGGGAGTTGAAGATGCCTCACATAAATACTTTGCTAAATCAGCGAAAGATTTAACCGTTGATGAAGCGGCTGTTTTGATCGGTATGTTAAAAGGACCGTCTATTTATAACCCGATTGATAATTTCGAGTTAGCCAAAGACCGTCGTGATGTGGTTTTAAGCGTGATGGTAGATAACGGTAAATTAGATAAGGCCTCTGCTGAAAAAATGCAAGCGGATGAATTATACTTAAGTGATAATTATACCGATACGAAAAAAGGTTATCAGTATATGGATTACTTTGATTCGGTGATTGATGAAGCATACAAATTGTATGGCATTAAAGATTCAGACTTGTTATCAAAAGGCTACAAAATTTACACGAGTTTAGATCAGAATTATCAAAAAGCCATGGATACATCCTTTAAACAAGATTATTTATTCCCACCCGATGCAGCAGATGGTGTGAAAGTTCAAGGGGCTTCGGTTGCCATTAATCCCCAAACTGGTGGCGTGATGGGTGTTATGGGTGGCCGTGGTGAAAGAGCCAGTCGAGGTTTAAACCGTGCCACAAATTCGCGTTTATCACCAGGGTCAACGATGAAACCGCTAGCTGTTTACACATCAGCTTTAGAAGAAGGCTATCGTTCAACGGATGATTTAAAAGATGAAAAATTAAGCTTCTATGATGTTGAAAACTATGACCACACATTCCGTGGGACAGTGCCAATGTATAAAGCTTTAGAAGAAAGTTTAAACGCGCCTGCCGTTTGGTTGTTTGATAAAATCGGTATGGATAAAGGCTTTGATAAAGTTGAAAAATTTGGCTTAGATTTAGAAAAAGATGACCGTTACCCAGGTTTAGTTTTAGGTGGAATGACCAAAGGAACAACACCGTTAAAAATGGCGAGTGCCTATACAGTATTTGCTAACCAAGGGGTAAAAAAAGATCCTCATTTCATTACGAAAATTGTCGATGCAACAGGGACAGTGATTGTTGACAATGAAGATGCTAAATCTGTTGAAGTGACAACGCCTGAAGTAGCGGAAGAAATGACTGGGATGTTATTAGGAGTCTTCAGTTCAGGAACAGGGGTTCCAGCTAAACCAGCCGGGTTTAAAATGGCTGGTAAAACAGGAACGACCGAAAGTGTCATGGCAGAAGAACAAGCCAAAGACCAATGGGTAATTGGTTACACACCAGACGTTGTTTTAGCAACGTGGATTGGCTTTGACCAAAGTAGCGAAAATCATTTCCTACAACCACAAGCGGTAGCGCCAGTCTTTAAAGACCAAGCTGAACGTATTTTACCAAACACGCCAAACACTCAATTCGGCGTGAGAGACATTGGTTTAGATAAAAAGGTTGAAGAGGAAGCAAAAGAACAAGCAGAAGATTTATTAGGTGAGCTATCTGATTTTGGTGGTAAAATCCGTGAGGGTGCTGATTACTGGGGTGAGAAATTAAAGGATGGCGCTAAGAATATGAAAGACAGTCTAGGCGGCCTAACAGACCGGTTAAGTGGTTACTGGAATTAA
- a CDS encoding 3'-5' exoribonuclease YhaM family protein, protein MKKIRDLVVDDTFEMFVLIKQADVRLAKNGKKFIAFTFQDGSGNIDGKFWGATEDEIERYKAGKVVFLNGKREVYQNTPQVKIIKLRLATEEEPYQAELYMEKSPVQKEDLAEEINQTIFEITNATWNRIVRHLLVEHQTAFYEYPAAKNFHHAFVGGLAVHTVSMLRIAKSLCKEYPALNASLLYSGVLLHDLGKVIELSGPIGTEYTLAGNLLGHIVIVDEEISKACVALKIDEQSEDVIVLKHMILAHHGQLDYGSPVRPRIMEAEVLHQIDNIDASMQMMMGALEQVEPGQYTNALFGMDGRRFYRPNSK, encoded by the coding sequence ATGAAAAAAATTCGTGACCTAGTAGTAGATGATACATTTGAAATGTTTGTTTTGATTAAACAAGCAGACGTTCGCTTAGCGAAAAACGGGAAGAAATTCATCGCCTTCACCTTCCAAGATGGTTCAGGGAATATTGATGGTAAATTTTGGGGTGCAACAGAAGATGAAATTGAACGCTACAAAGCAGGGAAAGTTGTTTTCTTAAATGGTAAACGTGAAGTTTATCAAAATACACCGCAAGTTAAAATTATCAAACTAAGACTAGCGACAGAAGAAGAACCATACCAAGCAGAGCTGTATATGGAAAAATCTCCGGTTCAAAAAGAAGACTTGGCCGAAGAAATTAATCAAACTATTTTTGAAATAACTAATGCCACTTGGAACCGGATTGTTCGTCACTTGTTGGTAGAACATCAAACAGCTTTTTATGAGTATCCAGCAGCTAAAAATTTCCACCACGCGTTTGTGGGAGGATTAGCGGTCCATACAGTCTCAATGTTACGTATCGCTAAATCGTTGTGTAAAGAATACCCAGCCTTGAATGCGTCGTTATTATATTCTGGTGTCTTGCTACATGACTTAGGGAAAGTTATTGAGTTATCTGGTCCAATTGGAACAGAGTACACGTTAGCGGGTAATTTATTAGGACATATTGTCATAGTGGATGAAGAAATTTCTAAAGCTTGTGTAGCCCTTAAAATTGATGAACAATCAGAAGATGTGATTGTCTTGAAACATATGATTTTAGCTCATCACGGTCAATTAGATTACGGTTCACCAGTGCGACCAAGAATTATGGAAGCGGAAGTCTTACATCAAATTGACAACATTGATGCCTCAATGCAAATGATGATGGGGGCCTTGGAACAAGTTGAACCAGGTCAGTATACCAATGCACTATTCGGAATGGATGGCCGTCGTTTTTATCGACCTAATAGTAAATAA
- a CDS encoding metallophosphoesterase family protein has product MKFIHCADLHLDQPFQGLGKLSSAFSNKLVDVNAQVFNSLIETAIEERVDFLLIVGDTFHQAKPSIQTQQLFVSGLEKLNQEGIPVYLTFGNHDYYQAEKYWFKFPKNTYLFNSEEIETKTLSLPSGETVAISAFSYTSPKIMANKASEFPTRSIISQYHIGLYHGQVGRVNDHPYAPFQLGELQQLNYDYWALGHIHQPQLLSNEPLIIYPGSPVGHTKKETASRGCVLVENQGNTLKESWLELTDLIWETVVVDGRSATSLANLMAITEIQLKEFMQSQELLTCLEVQFQNLPAELASLVKEELASGELLLYLRELVAVGTDHQVWLYQVSSDIAVKPMQWPVGITKEMVLNQAMTYAEAEMFAGELSDLFKQSELQHLFSNNQDFINETIDKTVRHLGMTED; this is encoded by the coding sequence ATGAAATTTATCCACTGTGCAGACCTCCATTTAGACCAACCATTTCAAGGATTAGGCAAACTGTCATCAGCTTTTTCAAATAAGCTAGTTGATGTTAATGCTCAAGTCTTCAATAGTTTAATCGAAACGGCTATTGAAGAGCGCGTCGATTTTTTATTAATCGTGGGAGATACTTTCCATCAAGCGAAACCTTCGATTCAAACACAACAGTTATTTGTTTCGGGTTTAGAAAAATTAAATCAAGAAGGAATTCCCGTCTATTTAACTTTCGGGAATCATGATTATTACCAAGCAGAAAAATATTGGTTTAAATTCCCTAAAAATACTTATCTTTTTAATAGTGAAGAGATTGAAACGAAAACCTTGTCCTTGCCTTCCGGAGAAACCGTTGCAATTAGTGCCTTTTCCTATACATCACCCAAAATCATGGCCAACAAAGCCAGTGAATTTCCAACAAGAAGTATCATTAGTCAGTATCATATTGGGTTGTATCACGGCCAGGTGGGACGTGTTAATGATCACCCGTATGCACCGTTCCAACTAGGAGAGCTGCAACAACTAAACTATGATTACTGGGCATTGGGACATATCCATCAACCGCAATTATTGTCTAATGAGCCATTGATTATTTATCCTGGTAGTCCAGTCGGGCATACGAAAAAAGAAACAGCTAGTCGTGGTTGCGTCTTAGTTGAAAACCAAGGGAACACTTTAAAAGAAAGTTGGCTAGAACTGACGGACTTAATTTGGGAAACAGTTGTTGTGGATGGCCGTTCGGCTACAAGCTTGGCTAACTTAATGGCAATAACTGAAATACAATTAAAAGAGTTTATGCAGTCGCAAGAATTGTTGACCTGTTTAGAGGTTCAATTCCAAAACTTACCGGCAGAGTTAGCAAGTCTAGTGAAGGAAGAACTTGCTTCAGGAGAACTGCTTTTATATTTAAGAGAATTAGTTGCCGTTGGAACAGACCATCAAGTGTGGCTTTACCAAGTGTCTAGTGACATAGCAGTAAAACCCATGCAGTGGCCAGTCGGTATCACGAAAGAAATGGTTTTAAACCAAGCGATGACCTACGCCGAGGCAGAGATGTTTGCCGGTGAATTATCAGATTTATTTAAACAAAGTGAACTTCAACACTTATTTTCAAATAATCAAGATTTTATAAATGAGACAATCGATAAAACGGTTAGGCATCTAGGGATGACAGAGGACTAA